One window from the genome of Fulvivirga lutea encodes:
- the lysS gene encoding lysine--tRNA ligase: MQLSEQEKVRREAKEKLEELGINPYPSEPYEVNVSAKEILENYERRKIDYKNISIAGRIMSRRIMGSASFAEIQDSTDRIQIYIRRDDICPDEDKTLYNTVFKKLLDIGDIIGIKGYVFTTQTGEISIHVTSLKVLSKSLRPLPIVKETEDEHGNIVKHDAFADPELRYRQRYVDLIVNDHIKDTFIKRTRLVNSMREYLNEKGYLEVETPILQPLYGGAAAKPFKTHHNSLDMTLYLRIANELYLKRLIVGGFDGVYEFSKDFRNEGMSRFHNPEFTQVELYVAYKDYNWMMDLVEEMIEKVALDIHGTTEVQVGKNVIDFKRPWKRFTMFEAIEHFTGIDISEMNEEELRKTAKELKVPVDETMGKGKLIDEIFGEKCEGQLIQPTFITDYPVEMSPLAKKHRTKEGLVERFEAIANGKEICNSFSELNDPIDQRQRFQEQLELGKRGDEEAMTLDEDFLRALEYGMPPTAGLGVGIDRLSMIMTNSNSIQDVLFFPQMKPERKPVKATDEDFKKLGIREDLLPIIHKMEITATKQIREANPNKLFNDICGMRKKMKLEIENPTIDEVKGWQK; the protein is encoded by the coding sequence ATGCAACTGAGCGAACAGGAAAAAGTAAGAAGAGAAGCCAAAGAAAAACTGGAAGAATTGGGTATTAATCCCTATCCTTCTGAACCTTACGAGGTAAATGTTTCTGCCAAAGAAATCCTTGAAAATTACGAACGAAGGAAAATTGATTATAAAAACATCTCGATTGCAGGTAGAATCATGAGCCGCAGAATCATGGGTTCAGCATCATTTGCTGAAATTCAGGATTCAACTGATCGTATTCAAATTTATATTCGAAGAGATGATATTTGCCCGGACGAGGATAAGACACTTTATAATACGGTCTTTAAAAAGCTGCTTGATATAGGCGATATCATAGGAATAAAGGGCTATGTGTTCACTACTCAAACCGGTGAGATTTCTATCCATGTAACTTCACTAAAAGTACTTTCCAAGTCTCTCAGACCTTTGCCAATTGTTAAAGAAACGGAAGACGAACATGGGAATATTGTGAAACACGATGCTTTCGCAGATCCTGAGCTTAGATATAGACAACGATATGTTGACTTGATTGTAAATGATCATATCAAGGATACCTTCATTAAGAGAACAAGGCTGGTGAATTCAATGCGTGAGTATTTGAATGAAAAGGGCTATCTGGAAGTAGAAACACCAATATTACAACCACTTTATGGAGGAGCTGCTGCAAAGCCTTTCAAAACTCATCACAATAGCTTAGATATGACTTTGTATCTAAGAATAGCCAACGAACTTTATTTAAAGAGATTGATTGTTGGGGGTTTCGATGGGGTTTATGAGTTTTCTAAAGACTTCAGAAATGAAGGGATGTCAAGATTCCATAATCCTGAATTTACCCAGGTTGAGTTATATGTGGCATATAAGGACTATAACTGGATGATGGATTTGGTCGAAGAGATGATTGAGAAAGTGGCACTTGACATTCATGGCACTACGGAAGTTCAAGTAGGTAAGAATGTAATTGACTTTAAGAGGCCTTGGAAAAGGTTTACCATGTTTGAAGCCATCGAGCATTTTACAGGAATAGATATTTCTGAGATGAATGAAGAAGAGCTTCGTAAAACAGCGAAAGAGCTGAAAGTACCTGTTGATGAAACTATGGGTAAGGGTAAGTTAATTGATGAAATTTTTGGGGAGAAATGTGAAGGCCAGCTTATTCAACCAACTTTTATTACAGATTATCCAGTGGAAATGTCTCCATTAGCCAAAAAGCATAGAACCAAAGAAGGCTTGGTAGAGAGATTTGAGGCAATAGCTAATGGAAAAGAAATATGTAATTCATTCTCGGAATTAAATGATCCTATAGATCAAAGACAGCGTTTCCAGGAGCAATTGGAGCTCGGTAAACGAGGAGATGAAGAAGCAATGACTTTGGACGAAGATTTCTTGCGAGCTCTTGAATATGGAATGCCTCCAACAGCAGGATTAGGCGTAGGGATAGATCGATTAAGTATGATAATGACTAACTCCAATTCCATTCAAGATGTACTATTCTTTCCTCAGATGAAACCGGAGAGGAAGCCAGTAAAAGCAACAGATGAGGATTTTAAGAAGTTAGGTATAAGAGAAGATTTGTTGCCTATTATACATAAAATGGAGATTACAGCTACAAAACAGATAAGAGAAGCAAACCCAAATAAGCTTTTTAATGACATCTGTGGTATGCGTAAGAAGATGAAGCTAGAGATTGAAAATCCTACAATTGACGAGGTAAAGGGTTGGCAAAAGTAA
- the pheA gene encoding prephenate dehydratase, whose protein sequence is MSEINSIEEARVKIDSIDAELLRLLNDRMEVVKSIGDLKRNSNGAIYRPDREQAIIQRLSELTTGRLNKKAIEAIFLEIFAVSRNIELSEKVAYLGPEGSFTHQAAESRFGAISEYIPLKTIKSVFEAVDTKRVRFGVIPVENNQEGIVNDTIKLLNSLDINIVAELPMPIHFTFGSINDDLKAITKIYSKDIAFQQCSKFIEEYFNHDVELIPVDSTSKAAQLASEKSGTAAICSPIAAKLYKLPVLFDNIEDSADNFTRFLIISDDFKNNKSGNDKTSILVKLSSEPGSLVNFLQKFYDANINLNKIESYPAKKGKGFSYQFLLEFDGHFDDASVSQLLADNDSIKWLGSYPKLC, encoded by the coding sequence ATGAGTGAGATCAATTCTATAGAGGAAGCAAGAGTCAAAATTGATTCTATTGATGCAGAATTACTGCGTTTATTGAATGACCGTATGGAAGTTGTTAAATCTATAGGTGATTTGAAGAGAAACTCCAATGGAGCCATTTACAGGCCGGACAGGGAACAGGCCATCATTCAAAGGTTATCTGAGCTTACTACTGGCAGATTGAACAAGAAGGCGATTGAGGCAATTTTTCTTGAAATTTTTGCTGTAAGTAGAAATATTGAATTGTCGGAAAAAGTGGCCTACCTCGGGCCTGAGGGTAGCTTTACGCATCAGGCGGCAGAAAGTAGGTTCGGAGCAATAAGTGAATACATACCGCTAAAAACCATTAAAAGTGTTTTTGAAGCTGTGGACACCAAAAGGGTTAGATTTGGTGTGATCCCTGTTGAAAACAATCAGGAAGGCATAGTTAATGATACTATTAAGCTTTTAAATAGTTTAGATATTAATATCGTAGCCGAATTACCAATGCCTATTCACTTTACTTTCGGTTCCATCAATGATGACCTGAAAGCAATAACTAAAATTTATTCAAAAGATATTGCCTTTCAGCAATGCAGTAAATTTATAGAAGAATATTTCAACCATGACGTTGAATTAATACCTGTAGATTCAACCAGTAAAGCAGCTCAATTGGCCTCTGAGAAAAGCGGCACAGCAGCTATCTGCTCACCCATTGCAGCTAAGCTGTATAAACTGCCTGTTTTGTTTGATAATATTGAAGATAGTGCAGACAACTTTACACGTTTTTTAATCATTTCAGATGATTTTAAGAATAATAAAAGCGGTAATGATAAAACATCGATATTGGTTAAGCTTTCTTCCGAACCAGGAAGTCTCGTTAATTTTTTGCAAAAATTTTATGATGCTAACATCAATCTGAACAAGATTGAAAGTTATCCTGCAAAAAAAGGCAAAGGTTTTAGTTATCAGTTTCTATTAGAATTTGATGGACATTTTGATGACGCATCCGTCAGTCAGTTGCTGGCAGATAATGATAGTATTAAATGGTTAGGCAGCTACCCTAAATTGTGTTAG
- a CDS encoding PKD domain-containing protein: MKTTGFIKKYIMCMFLLSIYSLGAKGDCLPEVSATFNASSLSVTASSTKELSNVVLKFCDESTQKFDDLSGKTKSFQGTGDNANKEIIGIWIKSGCNSSGDGPGYGEYVANVSWNGSCFANLTEPVRPVLECVDHNANGTFTAHFGYLNENNSVATIEVGPNNKFTPNPKDRGQTTIFQPGRVYDAFQVNFDGSNLVWTLKSPNGSTRTSTASNNPDQKCFNDDYCLASSIDGGSIAFNGPYNPQGTNIINNVELPSSPFEGVDFEYVWLQSEVNVPNTVGNSSWSMVAGSENLTELPISGLLQTMYYIRCARIAGCEDYWGETNIVEVAVDPCTPENIDGGTIAFNGPYDPQGTNIINNVELPTSPFEGVDFEYVWVKSLVNEPNYVGNSNWSLVEGSQNLTELPISGLFQTTYYLRCARIIGCDSYYWGETNIVEVAVDPCTPENIDGGTIAFNGPYNPQGTNIINNVELPTSPFEGVDFEYVWVKSLVNEPNYVGNSNWSLVEGSQNLTELPISGLFQTTYYLRCARIIGCDSYYWGETNIVEVAVDPCTPENIDGGTIAFNGPYDPQGTNIINNVELPTSPFEGVDFEYVWVKSLVNEPNYVGNSNWSLVEGSQNLTELPISGLFQTTYYLRCARIIGCDSYYWGETNIVEVAVDPCTPENIDGGTIAFNGPYNPQGTNIINNVELPTSPFEGVDFEYVWVKSLVNEPNYVGNSNWSLVEGSQNLTELPISGLFQTTYYLRCARIIGCDSYYWGETNIVEVAVDPCTPENIDGGTIAFNGPYNPQGTNIINNVELPSSPFEGVDFEYVWLQSEENVPNTVGNSSWSMVAGSENLTELPISGLLQTMYYIRCARIVGCEDYWGETNIVEVAVDPCTPENIDGGIIAFSGPYNPQGTNIINNVELPSSPFEGVDFEYVWLQSEENVPNTVGNSSWSMVAGSENLTELPISGLLQTMYYIRCARIVGCEDYWGETNIVEVEVFEIPTATLSGGGEFCAGSSGTIQINFSGTSPFNFTYSNGVDTFDQTTELNEILIEVPAGNYSLVSVSDANYNGTVSGTASVSEIELPTALLTGGGQICGEGTATVSIDLTGIAPFVVTYSNGAETTEVTVEGNNYSFEASAGSYSLVSVQDANCQGTVSGQAVVSQSDAPTASISGGGQICGEGTATVSIDLTGTAPFVVTYSNGAETTEVSVEGNNYSFEAGAGSYSLVSVQDANCQGTVNGQAVVSQLDAPTASISGGGQICGEGTATVSIDLTGTAPFVVTYSNGAETTEVTVEGNNYSFEASAGSYSLVSVQDANCQGTVNGQAVVSQSDAPTASISGGGQICGEGTTTVSIDLSGTAPFVVTYSNGTETTEVTVEGNNYSFEANAGSYSLISVQDANCQGTVSGSASVTSASTPEGEIYLDPNYCLGTDITLNNDISGEGNSYSWTTTGSGNLQGADMKVPTYIAIEEEDKVQFILTVNNGCSNTEFFAVTNVIGTTANFSVSPELKNGEMLVGVKYDFIANDREANSYNWDFSDGVTSSLPEVAHVYKSVGSYKITLSTNDGDCSDSKSIDVTVIENDNLFIPNVFSPTSSNPENSSVKVYGEDLSNEGFEFFIYNRWGQVVYRTSNLDEAQNFGWNGETSGEEKGNNVFTYTVRGKFNNGNPFEETGTITLVK, encoded by the coding sequence ATGAAAACGACTGGCTTTATTAAGAAATATATTATGTGCATGTTCTTATTGAGTATCTACTCATTAGGGGCAAAAGGCGACTGTTTACCAGAAGTAAGTGCTACATTCAACGCTTCTAGTCTGAGTGTTACTGCCAGCTCAACAAAAGAGCTATCAAATGTTGTCTTGAAGTTTTGTGACGAGTCAACTCAAAAGTTTGATGACTTGAGTGGTAAAACCAAAAGTTTTCAGGGAACTGGTGATAATGCAAACAAAGAAATTATTGGTATTTGGATTAAGTCTGGATGCAATTCAAGTGGTGATGGGCCCGGTTACGGAGAATATGTAGCAAATGTAAGTTGGAATGGCTCATGCTTTGCTAATTTGACGGAACCTGTTAGACCGGTTCTTGAATGTGTTGATCATAATGCAAATGGCACTTTTACCGCACATTTTGGATACCTAAATGAGAATAATTCTGTTGCTACAATTGAGGTGGGTCCCAATAACAAATTTACTCCCAACCCTAAAGATCGAGGTCAAACTACAATATTTCAACCAGGTAGAGTTTATGATGCCTTCCAGGTAAATTTTGACGGAAGCAACCTTGTTTGGACACTTAAAAGTCCTAACGGCTCAACCCGTACTTCCACTGCCAGCAATAATCCTGACCAAAAATGTTTCAATGATGACTATTGTCTTGCGTCATCTATTGATGGTGGTTCAATAGCTTTTAATGGACCATATAACCCACAGGGAACAAATATTATTAACAATGTAGAATTACCTTCTAGCCCGTTTGAAGGAGTAGATTTCGAATATGTTTGGTTACAAAGCGAAGTAAATGTGCCTAATACCGTTGGGAATTCTAGCTGGAGCATGGTTGCCGGTTCTGAAAATTTAACTGAATTACCTATTTCAGGACTGTTGCAAACAATGTATTACATCCGATGTGCAAGAATTGCAGGTTGCGAAGATTACTGGGGTGAAACAAATATCGTTGAAGTAGCAGTTGACCCTTGTACTCCTGAAAATATCGATGGCGGAACCATCGCTTTCAATGGACCATATGATCCTCAAGGAACAAATATCATTAACAATGTGGAACTACCTACCAGCCCGTTTGAAGGTGTTGACTTTGAATATGTGTGGGTAAAGAGCTTGGTCAATGAGCCAAATTATGTTGGCAACAGCAATTGGAGCCTAGTGGAAGGATCGCAAAACTTAACCGAACTGCCTATTTCAGGATTATTCCAAACTACCTATTACCTAAGATGTGCTAGAATCATTGGCTGTGACTCGTACTACTGGGGTGAAACTAATATCGTTGAAGTAGCAGTTGACCCTTGTACTCCTGAAAATATCGATGGCGGAACCATCGCTTTCAATGGACCATATAACCCACAGGGAACAAATATCATTAACAATGTGGAACTACCTACCAGCCCGTTTGAAGGTGTTGACTTTGAATATGTGTGGGTAAAGAGCTTGGTCAATGAGCCAAATTATGTTGGCAACAGCAATTGGAGCCTAGTGGAAGGATCGCAAAACTTAACCGAACTGCCTATTTCAGGATTATTCCAAACTACCTATTACCTAAGATGTGCTAGAATCATTGGCTGTGACTCGTACTACTGGGGTGAAACTAATATCGTTGAAGTAGCAGTTGACCCTTGTACTCCTGAAAATATCGATGGCGGAACCATCGCTTTCAATGGACCATATGATCCTCAAGGAACAAATATCATTAACAATGTGGAACTACCTACCAGCCCGTTTGAAGGTGTTGACTTTGAATATGTGTGGGTAAAGAGCTTGGTCAATGAGCCAAATTATGTTGGCAACAGCAATTGGAGCCTAGTGGAAGGATCGCAAAACTTAACCGAACTGCCTATTTCAGGATTATTCCAAACTACCTATTACCTAAGATGTGCTAGAATCATTGGCTGTGACTCGTACTACTGGGGTGAAACTAATATCGTTGAAGTAGCAGTTGACCCTTGTACTCCTGAAAATATCGATGGCGGAACCATCGCTTTCAATGGACCATATAACCCACAGGGAACAAATATCATTAACAATGTGGAACTACCTACCAGCCCGTTTGAAGGTGTTGACTTTGAATATGTGTGGGTAAAGAGCTTGGTCAATGAGCCAAATTATGTTGGCAACAGCAATTGGAGCCTAGTGGAAGGATCGCAAAACTTAACCGAACTGCCTATTTCAGGATTATTCCAAACTACCTATTACCTAAGATGTGCTAGAATCATTGGCTGTGACTCGTACTACTGGGGTGAAACTAATATCGTTGAAGTAGCAGTAGATCCTTGTACGCCAGAAAATATCGATGGCGGAACCATTGCTTTTAATGGACCATATAACCCTCAGGGAACAAATATCATTAACAATGTAGAATTACCTTCCAGCCCATTTGAAGGTGTTGACTTTGAATATGTGTGGTTGCAAAGCGAGGAAAATGTGCCCAATACTGTTGGAAATTCTAGCTGGAGTATGGTTGCCGGTTCTGAAAATTTAACTGAATTACCTATTTCAGGACTGTTGCAAACAATGTATTACATCCGATGCGCTAGAATTGTAGGTTGTGAAGATTACTGGGGTGAAACAAATATTGTTGAAGTAGCAGTAGATCCTTGTACGCCAGAAAATATCGATGGTGGAATCATTGCTTTTAGTGGACCATATAACCCACAGGGAACAAATATCATTAACAATGTAGAATTACCTTCCAGCCCATTTGAAGGTGTTGACTTTGAATATGTGTGGTTGCAAAGCGAGGAAAATGTGCCCAATACTGTTGGAAATTCTAGCTGGAGTATGGTTGCCGGTTCTGAAAATTTAACTGAATTACCTATTTCAGGACTGTTGCAAACAATGTATTACATCCGATGCGCTAGAATTGTAGGTTGTGAAGATTACTGGGGTGAAACAAATATTGTAGAAGTAGAAGTGTTTGAAATACCAACTGCAACACTTTCTGGTGGTGGTGAATTTTGTGCCGGAAGTAGTGGGACAATTCAAATCAACTTTAGTGGTACATCTCCTTTTAACTTCACTTATAGTAATGGTGTAGATACTTTTGATCAAACCACTGAATTAAATGAAATTTTAATTGAAGTTCCAGCCGGAAACTATAGCTTGGTTTCAGTTTCGGATGCTAATTATAATGGTACTGTTAGCGGTACAGCTTCTGTGTCTGAAATTGAATTACCAACCGCACTGCTGACTGGTGGTGGACAAATCTGTGGCGAAGGCACAGCCACAGTTTCAATCGACTTAACAGGTATAGCGCCTTTCGTTGTGACTTATTCTAATGGTGCTGAAACTACTGAAGTGACTGTAGAAGGCAATAACTATTCTTTCGAAGCAAGCGCTGGAAGCTACTCCTTAGTTAGTGTTCAAGATGCTAACTGCCAGGGAACTGTAAGCGGTCAGGCTGTGGTAAGCCAATCGGATGCCCCTACTGCTTCTATTTCTGGTGGCGGACAAATTTGTGGCGAAGGCACAGCTACAGTTTCTATCGACTTAACAGGTACAGCGCCTTTCGTTGTGACTTATTCTAATGGTGCTGAAACTACTGAAGTAAGTGTGGAGGGAAATAACTATTCTTTCGAAGCAGGTGCTGGCAGCTACTCTTTAGTAAGTGTTCAGGATGCTAATTGTCAGGGTACTGTAAACGGTCAAGCTGTGGTAAGTCAATTGGATGCCCCTACTGCTTCCATCTCTGGTGGCGGACAAATTTGTGGCGAAGGCACGGCTACAGTGTCTATCGACTTAACGGGTACAGCGCCTTTCGTTGTTACCTATTCTAATGGTGCTGAAACTACTGAAGTGACTGTGGAGGGCAATAACTATTCTTTCGAAGCAAGCGCTGGTAGCTACTCCTTAGTTAGTGTTCAGGATGCTAATTGTCAGGGTACTGTAAACGGTCAGGCTGTGGTAAGCCAATCGGATGCCCCTACTGCTTCCATTTCTGGTGGCGGACAAATTTGTGGCGAAGGCACGACTACAGTGTCTATCGACTTATCAGGTACAGCACCTTTCGTTGTGACTTATTCTAATGGTACTGAAACTACTGAAGTGACTGTGGAGGGCAATAACTATTCTTTCGAAGCAAACGCTGGTAGCTACTCTTTAATAAGTGTTCAGGATGCTAATTGTCAGGGTACTGTGAGTGGAAGTGCTTCTGTGACTTCTGCATCTACTCCAGAAGGAGAAATTTACCTTGATCCTAATTACTGTCTTGGCACGGATATTACCTTGAATAATGATATTAGTGGAGAAGGTAATTCTTACAGTTGGACCACAACAGGATCAGGTAACCTGCAAGGTGCTGATATGAAAGTTCCAACATACATTGCTATCGAAGAAGAGGATAAGGTTCAATTTATACTTACTGTTAATAATGGTTGTTCGAATACTGAATTTTTTGCAGTAACGAATGTTATCGGTACTACTGCTAATTTTAGTGTTTCACCTGAGTTAAAGAACGGAGAGATGTTAGTTGGTGTAAAGTATGACTTTATTGCAAATGACAGAGAAGCAAATTCATATAACTGGGATTTTTCGGATGGAGTGACTTCATCATTACCTGAAGTAGCACATGTTTATAAGTCTGTAGGAAGCTATAAGATTACCTTGTCAACAAACGATGGTGATTGCTCTGATTCAAAAAGCATTGATGTTACAGTGATAGAAAATGACAACTTGTTTATACCAAACGTATTTAGTCCAACTTCTTCTAACCCTGAAAACAGCTCAGTTAAAGTATATGGCGAAGACCTCTCAAACGAAGGATTTGAATTCTTTATTTATAACAGATGGGGTCAAGTTGTATATAGAACTTCAAATCTTGATGAAGCGCAAAATTTTGGATGGAATGGAGAGACTTCAGGCGAAGAAAAAGGGAATAATGTATTCACTTATACTGTCCGTGGTAAATTTAATAACGGCAACCCATTTGAAGAAACAGGGACTATAACCTTGGTTAAATGA
- a CDS encoding PorP/SprF family type IX secretion system membrane protein yields the protein MSNRWLKVLIVIVIFLPLTSNVQGQDAVFSQFFNSTLYLNPALAGIEPDVTVSFGHRSQWQNLLFPYTTSQFSAIVPYYKNKHQKPLGHVGALGVSVYSDVAGEDNNFKTTGGNITGAYNLPLDKQYVHLISFGLQIGAINKRIDPDNLQWGEQYDAFIGFDASISPSEVSNLRGRTFIDINAGAFYWWTPLPRENALINSANSGLSISHLNNPNESLLDTESQQLPLLWKYHGGIVFNLSHKATASINYLIAYQDETTQNNIGSYLSYKLTTFHSGKVKYGIARLGGWYRVNDSFILLTEFETALFKVAFSYDWNTSSLRYNDRGIGTYEINLAYRFASHTPPKSRY from the coding sequence ATGAGCAATAGGTGGCTCAAAGTTTTAATTGTTATAGTTATTTTTCTTCCTTTGACAAGCAATGTACAAGGACAAGATGCCGTATTTTCTCAATTTTTTAATAGTACACTCTATTTAAATCCGGCACTTGCTGGAATAGAACCTGACGTTACTGTTAGTTTTGGGCATCGGTCTCAATGGCAAAACCTGCTATTTCCTTATACAACCAGTCAATTTTCTGCAATTGTTCCTTATTACAAAAATAAACACCAAAAACCTCTTGGACATGTAGGTGCTCTCGGGGTATCTGTTTATAGTGATGTAGCTGGTGAGGATAATAATTTTAAAACCACTGGTGGGAATATCACCGGTGCTTACAATTTACCTTTGGATAAACAGTACGTTCACTTAATTTCATTTGGATTACAGATAGGTGCAATTAATAAACGGATAGACCCGGATAATTTGCAATGGGGGGAGCAGTACGATGCTTTTATTGGGTTTGATGCCAGTATAAGTCCATCTGAAGTAAGCAACCTTAGAGGAAGAACATTTATCGATATTAATGCTGGCGCCTTTTATTGGTGGACCCCGCTACCAAGAGAAAATGCACTTATTAATAGTGCCAATTCAGGTCTATCAATTTCTCATTTAAATAATCCGAATGAATCGCTGTTAGACACTGAATCGCAGCAATTACCTCTATTATGGAAATATCATGGCGGCATAGTCTTTAATCTATCTCACAAGGCAACAGCATCAATCAACTATTTAATTGCTTATCAGGACGAAACTACCCAGAACAATATAGGCAGTTATTTAAGCTATAAGCTCACTACGTTTCATAGTGGAAAAGTAAAGTATGGCATAGCCAGACTTGGCGGTTGGTATAGAGTGAATGATTCATTTATTCTTCTGACTGAATTTGAAACAGCTCTGTTCAAAGTTGCATTTAGCTATGACTGGAATACATCTTCGTTAAGATATAATGATAGAGGAATTGGAACCTATGAAATTAATTTGGCTTACAGATTTGCAAGTCATACACCTCCAAAGTCTAGATACTAA
- a CDS encoding proline dehydrogenase family protein → MQLASNISFDDTSIAFEAKSNKALKKANFLFTVVNNPTISSLATGSVKLGMALRLPIKGIIKYTIFEHFCGGETIKESEKTIKELSDYSIGTILDYSVEGEEDEASFDKTKDEILKTVEFAKSSPSIPFSVFKVTGLANTNLLIKIQNGETLTEKENKAFDRVKERVNTICKKAFESNVPILIDAEETWLQNPIDDMAYAMMKEYNKEKAIVYNTLQMYRTGTLEALKNAFHYAAMDNYYLGVKLVRGAYMEKERERAEEKGYPSPIQPTKEATDDNFNKGLAFCIDNKQRVSVVCGSHNEYSNYYLALLMEKHSMNNNDPRVWFAQLYGMSDNISFNLAKAGYNVAKYVPYGPVKSVIPYLLRRASENTSVAGQSSRELSLIRKELKRRKSLL, encoded by the coding sequence ATGCAATTAGCATCGAATATTTCTTTTGATGATACATCCATCGCTTTTGAAGCGAAGTCAAATAAAGCACTAAAAAAGGCTAATTTTCTTTTTACAGTAGTTAACAATCCGACTATTTCCAGCTTAGCCACAGGATCTGTGAAGTTGGGGATGGCACTACGCTTACCAATAAAGGGAATTATAAAGTATACCATATTTGAGCATTTCTGTGGTGGAGAAACCATTAAGGAAAGTGAGAAGACCATTAAGGAGCTCAGTGATTATTCTATAGGCACTATTTTAGATTATTCTGTAGAGGGAGAGGAGGATGAAGCTTCTTTTGATAAAACAAAAGATGAAATCCTTAAGACTGTAGAGTTTGCGAAGTCATCACCAAGTATACCATTCAGTGTTTTTAAAGTAACAGGTTTGGCGAATACTAATCTGCTTATTAAAATTCAGAATGGAGAAACGCTTACAGAAAAGGAGAATAAGGCCTTTGATAGAGTAAAGGAAAGAGTAAATACCATTTGTAAAAAAGCCTTTGAAAGTAATGTGCCAATCTTAATTGATGCAGAAGAAACCTGGCTTCAGAATCCGATAGATGATATGGCCTATGCCATGATGAAGGAATACAATAAAGAAAAGGCCATTGTTTATAATACACTTCAAATGTACCGTACTGGCACTCTGGAGGCGTTAAAGAATGCCTTTCATTATGCCGCCATGGATAACTATTACTTAGGTGTAAAGTTGGTTAGAGGTGCCTACATGGAAAAGGAAAGAGAAAGAGCTGAAGAAAAAGGGTATCCTAGCCCTATTCAACCAACAAAAGAGGCAACAGACGATAATTTTAATAAGGGCTTAGCTTTTTGTATCGATAATAAACAAAGAGTGTCAGTTGTTTGTGGTTCGCATAACGAGTATAGTAATTATTACCTGGCTTTACTGATGGAGAAACACAGCATGAATAATAATGATCCTAGAGTATGGTTTGCCCAGCTTTATGGTATGAGCGACAATATTTCATTTAACCTAGCGAAGGCAGGCTATAATGTAGCCAAATATGTTCCTTACGGACCTGTAAAGTCCGTGATACCGTATTTGCTGAGAAGAGCAAGCGAAAATACCTCGGTAGCAGGCCAAAGTAGTAGAGAGTTGTCCTTAATACGAAAGGAACTAAAGAGAAGAAAATCACTTCTCTAA
- a CDS encoding OmpA family protein has product MSPIEVGERISLDNIYFDFDNATLRPESAPQLNKVIKFLEDNKKIKIQLDGHTCSIGKDDYNQKLSEDRARAVLEYLVDNGIKDKRLSSFGFGETKPRETNEDESGREKNRRVEFVILEK; this is encoded by the coding sequence ATGTCTCCCATTGAAGTTGGAGAGCGAATTTCATTGGATAACATCTATTTTGACTTTGATAATGCGACATTGAGACCTGAATCAGCACCTCAATTGAATAAGGTGATAAAATTCTTAGAGGACAATAAGAAAATAAAAATACAGCTGGACGGACATACTTGCTCAATTGGTAAGGACGATTACAATCAGAAGCTTTCAGAAGACCGTGCGAGAGCAGTACTTGAATATTTGGTAGATAATGGTATTAAAGATAAGAGACTATCTTCCTTTGGTTTTGGTGAAACTAAACCAAGAGAAACCAACGAGGATGAATCTGGCCGAGAAAAAAACAGACGCGTTGAATTCGTGATTTTAGAGAAGTGA